The Pseudomonas sp. KU26590 genomic sequence GCAGCGACGAGTTCGTCTCTATCGCCACCAAGGCTGAGCAGGATTTTCGCGATCTGCTGTCCGTCCCGTCTCATTACAAAGTGCTGTTTCTTCAAGGTGGCGGCAGCCAGCAATTCGCTCAGGTTCCGCTGAACCTGCTGCCGGAAAACGGCACGGCCGACTACATCGACACCGGCATCTGGTCGCAGAAAGCCATTGAAGAAGCCTCGCGCTACGGCAACATCAATGTCGCGGCCAGCGCCAAACCCTCCGATTACTTCGCCATTCCCGGCCAGAACGAGTGGAAGCTGTCGAAAGACGCGGCCTACGTTCACTACGTCCCCAATGAGACCATTGGCGGTCTGCAATTCAACTGGATTCCGGAAGCGGGCGACGTGCCTCTGGTCGCCGACATGTCTTCGGACATCCTGTCGCGCCCTGTCGACGTCTCGCGTTTCGGCATGATCTTCGCCGGCGCCCAGAAGAACATCGGCCCGAGCGGAATCGTCGTGGCAATCATTCGCGAGGACCTGCTGGGTCACGCGCGTGCGCTCTGCCCGACGATGCTCAACTACAAGGTCGCCGCCGACAACGGTTCGATGTACAACACGCCGCCAACACTGGCCTGGTACCTCTCCGGTCTGGTCTTCGAATGGCTGAAAGAGCAGGGCGGTGTCGAAGCCATAGCCACGCGCAATGAACTCAAGCAGCGCACGCTGTATGACTTCATCGACGCCAGCGGCCTGTACAGCAACCCGATCAGCCCCTCCGACCGCTCGTGGATGAACGTGCCGTTCCGTCTGGCCGATGATCGCCTGGACAAGCCGTTCCTCGCGGGTGCCGAAGCGCGCAATCTGCTGAACCTCAAGGGTCACCGTTCAGTGGGCGGCATGCGCGCCTCCATCTACAACGCCATCGACATCAATGCGGTCAACGCCCTGACCGCTTACATGGCAGAGTTCGAGAAGGAACACGGCTAATGTCTGAACAAGAGCTCAAGGCACTGCGGGTCCGCATCGACAGCCTGGACGAAAAGGTCCTGGAACTGATCAGCGAGCGTGCCCGCTGCGCCCAGGAAGTCGCGCGGGTCAAAATGGCCGAACTGCCGGCAGGTGAAGTGCCTGTCTTCTACCGGCCTGAGCGTGAAGCGGCGGTGCTCAGGCGTGTCATGGAGCGCAACCGTGGCCCGTTGAGCAACGAGGAAATGGCGCGGCTGTTCCGCGAGATCATGTCCTCCTGTCTGGCGCTGGAACAGCCGCTCAAGGTCGCTTACCTCGGCCCTGAAGGCACGTTCACTCAGGCGGCGGCGCTGAAGCATTTCGGCCACGCGGTGATCAGCAAGCCCATGGCTGCGATCGACGAAGTGTTCCGTGAAGTGGTCGCCGGTGCGGTGAACTTCGGCGTCGTCCCGGTGGAGAACTCCACCGAGGGTGCGGTCAACCACACACTGGACAGCTTCCTTGAGCACGACATGGTCATCTGCGGCGAAGTCGAGCTGCGTATTCACCATCATCTGCTGGTGGGCGAAAGCACCAAAACCGACAGCATCAGCCGCATCTATTCCCACGCCCAGTCCCTGGCGCAATGCCGCAAGTGGCTGGACGCGCACTACCCGAACGTTGAGCGCGTCGCCGTCGCCAGCAATGCCGAGGCGGCCAAGCGGGTCAAGGGTGAGTGGAACTCGGCGGCGATTGCCGGTGATATGGCGGCGGGCCTTTATGGCCTGACGCGCATTGCCGAGAAGATCGAAGACCGTCCGGACAACTCCACACGTTTCCTCATGATCGGCAATCAGGAAGTGCCGCCGACCGGCGACGACAAGACGTCGATCATCGTGTCGATGAGCAACAAGCCTGGCGCGCTGCATGAACTGCTGGTGCCTTTCCACGAGAACGGCATCGACCTGACGCGCATCGAGACGCGTCCCTCGCGAAGCGGTAAATGGACCTACGTGTTCTTCATCGATTTCGTCGGCCACCACCGCGACCCGCTGATCAAGGCCGTTCTCGAGCAGATCAGCCAGGAAGCCGTGGCGCTCAAGGTGTTGGGCTCCTATCCGAAAGCAGTGCTTTGACCCTGCGTCCGGACTTGTAGCCCTACGGGTTTCACTGAAGAGGTAAAGCGGTACATGAGCGGCGACTTCCTCGCGCTGGCACAGCCCGGCGTGCAAAAACTATCGCCTTACGTTCCCGGCAAACCGGTGGACGAGCTGGCGCGTGAGCTGGATATCGATCCGGCGCGCATCATCAAGCTGGCGAGCAACGAAAACCCGATGGGCGCCAGCCCCAAGGCGTTGCAGGCGATCAAAGACGCGCTGGCGGAATTGACCCGTTACCCCGACGGCAACGGTTTCGAGCTCAAGCAGCGGTTGTCGAAAGCCTGCGGCGTGCAGCCCGAGCAAGTGACGCTGGGCAACGGCTCCAACGACATTCTGGAAATCGTCGCCCATGCCTATCTGGCGCCGGGGCTCAATGCGGTGTTCAGCGAACACGCGTTTGCGATTTATCCGATCGTCACCCAGGCCGTCGGCGCTGTTGCCCATGTCGCGCAGGCCAGGGATTGGGGACACGACCTGCCGGCCATGCTTGCCGCCATCGACAGCAACACGCGGGTCGTCTTCATCGCCAACCCGAACAACCCCACCGGGACCTGGTTCGGGCCGAGCGCCCTGGCGGATTTTCTCGCCCATGTGCCCAAGGACGTGCTGGTTGTACTGGACGAGGCCTACATCGAATACGCCGAAGGCGCCGACCTGCCTGACGGGCTTGAGTTTCTGAGTGCTTACCCAAACCTGCTGGTGTCGCGGACGTTCTCCAAGGCCTATGGCCTGGCGTCGCTGCGCCTCGGCTATGCATTGTCATCGCCGGTCGTGGCCGACGTGTTGAACCGCGTGCGTCAGCCGTTCAACGTCAACAGCCTCGCGCTGGCCGCTGCCTGCGCCGCGCTGGACGACGTTGACTATGTTGCGCAAAGCCGTCAGCTCAATGAAGCCGGCATGCAGCAGCTGGAAGCAGGGCTGGGTCGGATGGGCCTGAGCTGGATTCCCTCCAAAGCCAACTTCATCGCCGTTGACCTGGGCCGCGAGGCCGCGTCGATTTACGACGGCCTGCTGCGCGAAGGCGTGATCGTTCGCCCGATTGGTGGTTACGGTCTGCCCAATCACCTGCGGGTGAGCATCGGTTTGCCGGGTGAGAACAGTCGTTTCCTCGAAGCGTTGAGCAAGGTTCTGGCACGTGGTTGATGTCATGCCGCTGCAACCCGCTGCGCCTATGATCGGCCGCCTGGTGGTGGTCGGACTCGGATTGATCGGAGGCTCGTTCGCCAAAGGCTTGAAGGAAAGTGGCCTGTGCCGCGAAGTCGTCGGCGTCGATCTCGACCCGCAATCGCGCACACTGGCCGTTGAACTGGGCGTGGTTGATCGCTGTGAAGACACTCTCGCTGCCGCCTGCGTGGGGGCTGACGTCATTCAATTGGCCGTGCCGATTCTGGCGATGGAGAAGCTCCTCGGCGTCCTGGCGAAACTGGACCTGGGCAATGCCGTGCTGACCGACGTCGGCAGCGCCAAAGGCAATGTGGTCCGTGCCGCGCGCGAAGCGTTCGGCGTGATGCCGGCGCGCTTCGTGCCCGGCCACCCGATTGCCGGCTCCGAGCAGAGTGGGGTGGAGGCCTCCAACGCCGAGCTGTTCAAGCGGCACAAAGTCATCCTTACGCCGCTGGCCGAAACCGATCCGTCGGCGCTGGCGCTGGTCGACCGTCTCTGGTCGGCATTGGGCGCGGACGTCGAGCACATGCAGGTCGAGCGCCACGATGAAGTGCTGGCGGCGACCAGTCACCTGCCGCACCTCCTGGCGTTCGGTCTGGTGGATTCGCTGGCCAAGCGCAACGAAAACCTCGACATCTTCCGTTATGCGGCGGGCGGCTTCCGCGACTTCACACGTATCGCCGGCAGTGATCCGGTGATGTGGCATGACATCTTCCTGGCGAACCGCGAGGCCGTGTTGCGCACCCTCGACACCTTCCGCAGCGACCTTGATGCGCTGCGCGACGCGGTGGATGCAGGCGATGGCCACCAGTTGCTCGGTGTGTTCACCCGGGCGCGGGTCGCCCGGGAGCATTTCGGCAAGATTCTCGCCCGTCGTGCCTATGTTGAAAAAACCTCAGGCGCCGACTTCAGCTTTATTGCACGGCCGGGCGGCGTTGTCCTGGGGCAGATTCGCGTGCCGGGTGACAAGTCGATTTCCCACCGGGCGATCATGCTCGGGTCACTGGCTCAAGGCATCAGCGTCGTCGAAGGTGTTCTCGAAAGCGAGGACGCGCTGGCGACATTGCAGGCATTCCGTGACATGGGCGTCGTCATCGAAGGGCCGCACCACGGTCGCCTGACCATACATGGCGTTGGCCTTAACGGGCTGCAACCTGCGCCGGGGCCGCTTTATCTGGGCAACTCGGGCACGTCGATGCGCTTGCTCTGCGGCCTGTTGGCTGCGCAGCGCTTTGACAGCGTGCTGACCGGCGACGCCTCACTGTCCCGGCGTTCGATGACCAGTGTCGTCGAGCCGCTACGCCAGATGGGCGCCGTGATCGAAACCGCGGAAGACGGCCGGCCGCCGCTGACCCTTCGCGGTGGGCAGGGTCTTCAGGCCATCCGCTACGACATGCCGTTGCCCAGCGCTCAGGTGAAATCCGCGCTGTTGCTCGCCGGTCTCTACGCAAATGGCACAACGATGGTGCACGAGCCGGCGCCGACCCGGGACCACACCGAGCGTATGCTGAAAGGCTTCGGTCATTCGCTTTCCGCTCATGACGGGACCGTGGCGCTGCAGTCAGGGGGTTCGCTCAAGGCGGCATGCATCGAAGTACCTGCCGATATGTCCTCGGCGGCGTTCTTCCTGGTGGCAGCGTCCATCGCCGAGGGCTCCGACTTGATCCTCGAAAGCGTGGGTGTCAACCCGACGCGCTCGGGCGTTGTCGATATCCTGCGCCTGATGGGCGCGGACATCACGCTGCACAACCCGCGCGATGCGGGCGGGGAGCCGGTGGCTGATCTGCACGTGCGCCATGCCCGTCTCAGGGGGATCGACATCCCCCAGGCGCTGCTGCCGCTGGCAACCGACGAGTTGCCGGCGCTCTTCATTGCCGCTGCCTGCGCCGAAGGGCGAACGGTGCTTCCGGGCGCTCAGGCCTTGCGCTTCAAGGAATCCGACCGCCTTCAGGCGATGGCCGACGGCCTGGCGACGCTCGGCATAAACGTTGAATCGACTGCAGATGGCATCATTATTGATGGTGGAACCGTCGGCGGTGGTGAAATCAATGCGCAGGGTGATCACCGCATCGCCATGGCATTCAGTATCGCGTCGCTGCGCGCGGCCAGCCCGATTCACATCCGGGACTGCGCCAATGTGGCGACTTCATTTCCCAGTTTCCTGACGCTGTGTGCTCAGGTGGGTATTCGTGTAACGCAAGAGGGGCAATCGTGAAAGTTCAAGCTCCGGTCATTACGATCGACGGACCCAGCGGTTCCGGGAAGGGCACGGTGGCCGGCAAGCTGGCCAAACGTCTGGGCTGGTCCCTGCTGGATTCCGGTGCGCTGTATCGGCTGCTGGCCTTCGCGGCCGTCAACCATGGCGTCGACCTGACCAATGAAGAAGCATTGAAGCTGCTGGCTGCGCATCTGGACGTGCAGTTCATGGCAGCGACCGACGACCACGGTCAGCGCATTATTCTGGAAGGGGAAGACGTGACGTCGGCCATCCGCAATGAGCATGTTGGCAGTGGCGCGTCCCAGGTGGCTTCGTTGCCGGCTGTTCGCGAAGCATTGCTGCAGCGCCAGCGGGCGTTTCAGGAGTTTCCAGGCCTGGTTGCCGATGGCCGCGACATGGGCACGGTGGTCTTTCCCGGCGCGCCATTGAAGATTTTTCTGACGGCCAGCGTCGACGAGCGTGCCCGTCGGCGATATTTGCAGTTGAAGGCCAAGGGTGACGATGTTAGTCTGCCGAGTCTGCTAGATGAGATCCGTGTCCGCGACGAGCGCGACACCCAGCGAGCGGTAGCCCCGCTCAAGCCGGCGCATGACGCCATTCAGCTGGATTCCACCGAATTGTCCATCGAGCAGGTGCTTGAACGCATCCTGAGTGAAGTCGCACTCCGCGATCTCGCCGGATGACCAGAAAGCCATGTGGGAGACCAGTCATAGTCCCGCAGGCTTTCTTTCATATGAACGAAACCCACGTTGTCTGGAACGTGGCAGATGGGCGTATTCTTCGCCCTTATCAACAGGAATTAAAATGAGCGAAAGCTTTGCTGAACTTTTCGAAGAAAGCCTAAAGACTCTTAACCTTCAGGCCGGTTCGATCATCACCGCGATCATCGTCGATATCGATTACCAGGCTGGTTGGGTCACCGTTCACGCTGGTCTGAAGTCCGAAGGCCTCATCCCGCTGGAGCAGTTCCACAACGATGCTGGCGAGCTGACGATCAAGATCGGCGATGAAGTCCACGTTGCGCTGGACGCGGTCGAAGACGGCTTTGGCGAAACCAAGCTGTCCCGCGAAAAAGCCAAGCGTGCTGAGTGCTGGATCGTTCTGGAAGCGGCTTTCGCAGCTGAGGAAGTGGTCAAGGGCGTTATCAACGGTAAGGTTAAAGGCGGCTTCACAGTCGACGTTAACGGCATCCGTGCGTTCCTGCCAGGTTCTCTGGTTGACGTCCGTCCAGTGCGCGACACCACGCACCTGGAAGGCAAAGAGCTGGAATTCAAGGTCATCAAGCTGGACCAGAAGCGCAACAACGTTGTCGTTTCCCGTCGCAGTGTCCTGGAAGCCGAAAACAGCGCCGAGCGCGAAGCTCTGCTGGAATCGCTGCAGGAAGGCCAGCAGGTCAAGGGTATCGTCAAGAACCTCACCGATTACGGCGCATTCGTCGATCTGGGTGGCGTCGATGGCCTGCTGCACATCACCGACATGGCCTGGAAGCGCATCAAGCATCCATCGGAAATCGTCAACGTTGGCGATGAGATTGATGTAAAGGTCCTGAAGTACGATCGCGAGCGCAATCGTGTTTCCCTGGGTCTGAAGCAACTGGGTGAAGATCCATGGGTTGCTATCAAGGCTCGTTACCCGGAAGGCACTCGCGTTACCGCGCGTGTTACCAACCTGACCGACTACGGCTGCTTCGCAGAGCTGGAAGAAGGCGTGGAAGGCCTGGTACACGTTTCCGAAATGGACTGGACCAACAAGAACATCCACCCGTCTAAAGTCGTTCAGGTTGGCGACGAAGTGGAAGTCATGGTTCTGGACATCGACGAAGAGCGTCGTCGTATCTCCCTGGGCATCAAGCAGTGCAAATCTAACCCGTGGGAAGATTTCTCTGGCCAGTTCAACAAGGGCGACAAGATCTCCGGCACCATCAAGTCGATCACCGATTTCGGTATCTTCATTGGTCTGGACGGCGGCATCGACGGCCTGGTTCACCTGTCCGACATCTCCTGGAACGAAGTGGGCGAAGAAGCCGTACGTCGTTTCAAGAAGGGCGACGAGCTTGACACCGTGATCCTGTCGGTTGATCCAGAGCGTGAGCGCATCTCGCTGGGTATCAAGCAGCTGGAAAGCGATCCGTTCTCCGAGTACGTCACTGTCAATGACAAAGGCGCTATCGTTCGCGGTATCGTTAAAGAAGTTGACGCCAAAGGCGCCATCATCACTCTGGCCGACGACATCGAAGCGACCCTCAAAGCCTCCGAAATCAGCCGTGACCGCGTTGAAGACGCGCGTAACGTTCTGAAAGAAGGCGAAGAGATCGAAGCTAAGATCATCAGCGTTGACCGCAAGAGCCGCGTGATCAGCTTGTCCATCAAGTCGAAAGACGTTGAAGACGAGAAAGAAGCGATTCAGAGCCTGCGTAGCAAGCCTGAAACCGCTGAAAGCACTGGTCCAACCACTCTGGGTGACCTGCTGCGTGCTCAAATGGAAAAACAGAACTGAGTTCTGTCTGACCATTGAAAAAGGGCGACTTCGGTCGCCCTTTTTTGTGGGCGTGTGTTTTTGCAGCGCGGCCGGCCAATGCCCTGTTGACGATCTTCAAGCTCGGCTCATTTAAGTCTGGGCATACTCTGTTCAAATGCTTCAGGTCATGCTAAAACCTTCAAAGCGCTTTACCTAGCTGCTTGAAAAAGAAGGGAAAAATATGACGAAGTCGGAGTTGATCGAACGAATTGTCACCCATCAAGGACTGCTCTCATCCAAAGATGTGGAGTTGGCCATCAAGACCATGCTTGAGCAGATGTCGCAGTGCCTTGCGACGGGCGACCGTATTGAAATACGCGGCTTCGGCAGCTTCTCCCTGCACTATCGCGCGCCTCGCGTGGGCCGCAATCCAAAGACAGGTCAGTCTGTCAGTCTCGACGGCAAGTTCGTCCCTCACTTCAAGCCAGGCAAAGAGCTCCGCGACCGGGTGAACGAAGAAGAGGAGCATGAGCTCCAATAGCTCTTTGAGGAGTTCTCATGGGAAATGTGAAGCGTCTGATCTTTTTAGCTATCGCCCTGTTGATCGCAGCGGTGATTGTCGTATTTGTGCTGGAAAACCAGCAGGCCGTCGCACTGGTGTTCTTTGGCTGGAATGCGCCCGAGCTGCCTGTCGCCGTGCCGGTGATCTTTGCACTGCTGGTGGGCATGCTGATTGGCCCGTTGCTGGTTTCAATCGCGCGTCTGCGCAGGAAGCCCAAAGCGTCACGTCTGCCCTGATAGAATCCCCGCGCGTCAGACACCTCAACGCTTGCGTTGAAGATAATTACAAGCGCACCTATAACTAATCTCCTTTTTCAATGCCTAACCCACGCCTCAAGCTTTCAGGCGCGAGGGTTGCGTGCAGTTCGTCATTCGAGCTGCTTCTACTGAACAGAGGAACCTTCGGGTTTTTCCGTCGCATAGGTTTTTACACATGAATTCCGACTATCCCGCTCTTCAGACTCGCTGCTTCAAGGCCTACGACATCCGTGGCCAAGTGCCCAATGACCTGGACGATGACATCGCGTACCGCATCGGGCGGTCCATGGTGGTTGAACTGGGTGCCAAAAACATCGTCGTGGGTCGAGACATGCGTCTTGAAAGCCCCGCGTTGGCCCAGGCGTTGATCAAAGGCATTCAGGAAGCCGGCGCGGATGTCATCGACATCGGCCTGTGCGGCACCGAAGAAGTCTACTTCGCTACCAGCCATTACGAAGCAGACGGCGGCGTGATGGTCACGGCCAGTCATAACCCGAAGGGTTATAACGGCATGAAGCTGGTCCAGAAATCGTCCCGTCCCATCAGCGGTGACACCGGCCTCGATGCCATTCGCCAGCGCGTCGATGCGGGCGATTTCGGTCAGGTTGCCGCTCAGCACGGTAGCGTTCAGTCCAAGCCGGACAAGACGGCCTACATTCAGCACCTGCTGACCTATGTCAAAGACGCCGATCTTCGTCCGCTGAAGATCCTCGCCGACCCGGGCAATGGCGCTGTCGGTCCTGCACTGGATGCGATTCGCTCCCAGCTGCCGTTCGAGTGGGTGATCATCAACGCTGAACCGGATGGCAACTTCCCTAACGGCGTGCCGAACCCGCTGTTGCCAGAAAACCGCAGCATCACCCGCGACGCGCTGCTCAAGCACGGTTGCGACCTGGGCCTGGCGTGGGACGGCGATTTCGACCGCTGCTTCTTCTTTGACGAGCAAGGGCGTTT encodes the following:
- the rpsA gene encoding 30S ribosomal protein S1, whose product is MSESFAELFEESLKTLNLQAGSIITAIIVDIDYQAGWVTVHAGLKSEGLIPLEQFHNDAGELTIKIGDEVHVALDAVEDGFGETKLSREKAKRAECWIVLEAAFAAEEVVKGVINGKVKGGFTVDVNGIRAFLPGSLVDVRPVRDTTHLEGKELEFKVIKLDQKRNNVVVSRRSVLEAENSAEREALLESLQEGQQVKGIVKNLTDYGAFVDLGGVDGLLHITDMAWKRIKHPSEIVNVGDEIDVKVLKYDRERNRVSLGLKQLGEDPWVAIKARYPEGTRVTARVTNLTDYGCFAELEEGVEGLVHVSEMDWTNKNIHPSKVVQVGDEVEVMVLDIDEERRRISLGIKQCKSNPWEDFSGQFNKGDKISGTIKSITDFGIFIGLDGGIDGLVHLSDISWNEVGEEAVRRFKKGDELDTVILSVDPERERISLGIKQLESDPFSEYVTVNDKGAIVRGIVKEVDAKGAIITLADDIEATLKASEISRDRVEDARNVLKEGEEIEAKIISVDRKSRVISLSIKSKDVEDEKEAIQSLRSKPETAESTGPTTLGDLLRAQMEKQN
- a CDS encoding phosphomannomutase, translated to MNSDYPALQTRCFKAYDIRGQVPNDLDDDIAYRIGRSMVVELGAKNIVVGRDMRLESPALAQALIKGIQEAGADVIDIGLCGTEEVYFATSHYEADGGVMVTASHNPKGYNGMKLVQKSSRPISGDTGLDAIRQRVDAGDFGQVAAQHGSVQSKPDKTAYIQHLLTYVKDADLRPLKILADPGNGAVGPALDAIRSQLPFEWVIINAEPDGNFPNGVPNPLLPENRSITRDALLKHGCDLGLAWDGDFDRCFFFDEQGRFVEGYYLVGLLAEMLLKQHPGSKIIHDPRLTWNTIDQVEQAGGTPVLCKTGHAFIKERMRLEDAVYGGEMSAHHYFRDFAYCDSGMIPWLLVAALMSVSGKKFSQLVDERMAAYPCSGEINYKVEDVKSIIAKILEHYTPSCSNIDRTDGISLEFAEWRFNLRGSNTEPLLRLNVESRRDPALVDAKVKEIEALINGK
- the cmk gene encoding (d)CMP kinase codes for the protein MKVQAPVITIDGPSGSGKGTVAGKLAKRLGWSLLDSGALYRLLAFAAVNHGVDLTNEEALKLLAAHLDVQFMAATDDHGQRIILEGEDVTSAIRNEHVGSGASQVASLPAVREALLQRQRAFQEFPGLVADGRDMGTVVFPGAPLKIFLTASVDERARRRYLQLKAKGDDVSLPSLLDEIRVRDERDTQRAVAPLKPAHDAIQLDSTELSIEQVLERILSEVALRDLAG
- a CDS encoding LapA family protein; its protein translation is MGNVKRLIFLAIALLIAAVIVVFVLENQQAVALVFFGWNAPELPVAVPVIFALLVGMLIGPLLVSIARLRRKPKASRLP
- the ihfB gene encoding integration host factor subunit beta, producing MTKSELIERIVTHQGLLSSKDVELAIKTMLEQMSQCLATGDRIEIRGFGSFSLHYRAPRVGRNPKTGQSVSLDGKFVPHFKPGKELRDRVNEEEEHELQ
- a CDS encoding bifunctional prephenate dehydrogenase/3-phosphoshikimate 1-carboxyvinyltransferase, whose protein sequence is MIGRLVVVGLGLIGGSFAKGLKESGLCREVVGVDLDPQSRTLAVELGVVDRCEDTLAAACVGADVIQLAVPILAMEKLLGVLAKLDLGNAVLTDVGSAKGNVVRAAREAFGVMPARFVPGHPIAGSEQSGVEASNAELFKRHKVILTPLAETDPSALALVDRLWSALGADVEHMQVERHDEVLAATSHLPHLLAFGLVDSLAKRNENLDIFRYAAGGFRDFTRIAGSDPVMWHDIFLANREAVLRTLDTFRSDLDALRDAVDAGDGHQLLGVFTRARVAREHFGKILARRAYVEKTSGADFSFIARPGGVVLGQIRVPGDKSISHRAIMLGSLAQGISVVEGVLESEDALATLQAFRDMGVVIEGPHHGRLTIHGVGLNGLQPAPGPLYLGNSGTSMRLLCGLLAAQRFDSVLTGDASLSRRSMTSVVEPLRQMGAVIETAEDGRPPLTLRGGQGLQAIRYDMPLPSAQVKSALLLAGLYANGTTMVHEPAPTRDHTERMLKGFGHSLSAHDGTVALQSGGSLKAACIEVPADMSSAAFFLVAASIAEGSDLILESVGVNPTRSGVVDILRLMGADITLHNPRDAGGEPVADLHVRHARLRGIDIPQALLPLATDELPALFIAAACAEGRTVLPGAQALRFKESDRLQAMADGLATLGINVESTADGIIIDGGTVGGGEINAQGDHRIAMAFSIASLRAASPIHIRDCANVATSFPSFLTLCAQVGIRVTQEGQS
- the pheA gene encoding prephenate dehydratase, encoding MSEQELKALRVRIDSLDEKVLELISERARCAQEVARVKMAELPAGEVPVFYRPEREAAVLRRVMERNRGPLSNEEMARLFREIMSSCLALEQPLKVAYLGPEGTFTQAAALKHFGHAVISKPMAAIDEVFREVVAGAVNFGVVPVENSTEGAVNHTLDSFLEHDMVICGEVELRIHHHLLVGESTKTDSISRIYSHAQSLAQCRKWLDAHYPNVERVAVASNAEAAKRVKGEWNSAAIAGDMAAGLYGLTRIAEKIEDRPDNSTRFLMIGNQEVPPTGDDKTSIIVSMSNKPGALHELLVPFHENGIDLTRIETRPSRSGKWTYVFFIDFVGHHRDPLIKAVLEQISQEAVALKVLGSYPKAVL
- the hisC gene encoding histidinol-phosphate transaminase, giving the protein MSGDFLALAQPGVQKLSPYVPGKPVDELARELDIDPARIIKLASNENPMGASPKALQAIKDALAELTRYPDGNGFELKQRLSKACGVQPEQVTLGNGSNDILEIVAHAYLAPGLNAVFSEHAFAIYPIVTQAVGAVAHVAQARDWGHDLPAMLAAIDSNTRVVFIANPNNPTGTWFGPSALADFLAHVPKDVLVVLDEAYIEYAEGADLPDGLEFLSAYPNLLVSRTFSKAYGLASLRLGYALSSPVVADVLNRVRQPFNVNSLALAAACAALDDVDYVAQSRQLNEAGMQQLEAGLGRMGLSWIPSKANFIAVDLGREAASIYDGLLREGVIVRPIGGYGLPNHLRVSIGLPGENSRFLEALSKVLARG
- the serC gene encoding 3-phosphoserine/phosphohydroxythreonine transaminase — protein: MSKRAFNFCAGPAALPEAVLLRAQAELLDWHGKGLSVMEMSHRSDEFVSIATKAEQDFRDLLSVPSHYKVLFLQGGGSQQFAQVPLNLLPENGTADYIDTGIWSQKAIEEASRYGNINVAASAKPSDYFAIPGQNEWKLSKDAAYVHYVPNETIGGLQFNWIPEAGDVPLVADMSSDILSRPVDVSRFGMIFAGAQKNIGPSGIVVAIIREDLLGHARALCPTMLNYKVAADNGSMYNTPPTLAWYLSGLVFEWLKEQGGVEAIATRNELKQRTLYDFIDASGLYSNPISPSDRSWMNVPFRLADDRLDKPFLAGAEARNLLNLKGHRSVGGMRASIYNAIDINAVNALTAYMAEFEKEHG